CATTAGTTCAATTGCATTGTTTAAATGAAAGCATTGTGTTGTAAGATGCAGTATTGCATGCGGTGTGATCTTTTCTTGCACATTTTGCCAAATTTAGAAAGATCCTCTGGCTGTTATGCATGCGAGAATGTGCATGCAAATTTTTTTGTGACCTAAACAAGatgactttcattcttctgtCATGTATGTGGTTTTGAGACTAGTATTTCTGTTGTTGTCTTCTTCTCAGCTTTTGATGAGGACCAGAACGGAGACACTGAGTTTTCTGCCATGTCAGACAGCGACCCGTGTGAAGACGACAGTTACCCTCTCAACCTGTCCACCAGCGGCAGAAGAAGTGGGTCTGCAGCCAAACGCCGCCGTCGAGGAAACCTCCCCAAAGAATCTGTCCAGGTTCTGAGGGACTGGCTGTACCAGCATCGCTTCAATGCTTATCCTTCAGAGCAGGAGAAGCTGAGTCTGTCTGGACAGACACGTCTGTCTGTGTCCCAGGTGAGATCCAACGCAGAGGGTTTCGACCTAAACTGCTGCATGCAATTACAACATAACTAAAACGTATAAGCATTTAAGTATCATAAACTTAATGTttagatctgaatttaaaaaaatctccttTTACTTGTATTTATGTTTCAAAGCAGTATGATATTTTTCATGCATGCACAATGAAACTGAAGTTTTCaagctaaaaatgtaaaattactatTAAAGTGTCATAAATGTAATCTTATTTAGACTTAAATTTCACAGTTTGCTTTTACTTGCCTTCAGTTTCAATATAAAGTTTTCCCGCTCTAAAGGCAAAATTGTCATACTTTAGTCTTATTTAGAAGTCAATTTGAAAATAGTCGTATACCTGCCTTTGTTGTTTCCTGTATGACAGTTTtctatgcatttagaaaaaaatgaaaactttgacATTTGAATTCAAAAGTATGATAAGTTTAAACTTAAAGGGGACATAACACGCACTGTTTCTGCCAATCTCATATTAATTTTGAGTTCCTAAAGCGTAGTATTGCATTGTTCATATCTCAGAAGAACCTTTAGTTTGATCAGATTTACAGATGTtaccatgtttagcatgagaatccaactctttaacagtgtaaataacttGCAATGCATGAAATGGTGTTAGACTAaactttaaactgtttttaaactttcagttttaaaaaCTAAACTTAAACGTTTACTTGGCTTCATATTGTCCATGCATTTACAATGAAAGCACACAAGGCAAAATTATCACATTTTTATCTTATTAAAATGTCTTAAGTCTTTAGTCTTAaattttggtctgttcctcacagCTTTTATATGGTTTCAGAATACAGTGCATAAGCTTGTTAATTTGGTTATGAATGTCAGATGTCAAAAGTGAGCATGTTTTTTCAGATTAAGCTACATATGGACCAGAGACAAAAGTCTTGTTAATCATCAAGTTCAGTTTAAGAAATGTTCTCTTtctagtattacatttttttgtatctttGATCCTCTTTTGCATTTGGCTGTGATCTTCAACAAGACTAAGACTTTCCCACACATTCTGCACTGTGTTTTGTCCTTGACCGAGCGCTGCGGTGTTGTCAGAGCACAGGAATGCAGGCGGCGAGGCCTGTGCTGCATATTTCCTCTGGTCTCCATTAGAGCCAGCTGTCTGTCTGACACAGCATGCAGTTCACTGCGGCACCATCAGTAGGCGCCAATTTAGCAACAAACTAAACGATTAACAGTCCATGAAAtacgacttttgcctcaaactcctaattttctgctAATTAATAGTTACTGACGTAATTAAGTTTAGGTGTTGGGTTGAACTAGGGATGTAGAATACGGTAGTGCTGAATATGtggtttataagtactaataaacagccaataggtAAATAAAAGCCATGCTAAAAAGCAGCTAGAATTGGTCCTTATACTGAAGTTTTACAGGTTAATTTTTTTATACTGGTAAATGACAGGATCATTTTTCTTTAGATGGTGCTTTTTCACTGTGTTCCTCTGATAAACTTGgaaaatctgaaaaaatccaGAAATTTCAAGTGGGTTAGTTATATAACCTTCATTGGCTAAAAATGCCAAAATTACcacaaatgtattataaatgtaaactaattGTTACCTAAATGAAAATGATTCTCTTAGTTTTAGGTCAGTACCTGgactaatatatttattaatttgaaatacctgtttgtgtgagtgtgattcTTTTATAATTCTTattatcttatattattattttttaaataaaccccTTAACCGTTCATCACAGAtgactggaaaaaaatatataaaaaatcagtGGTCAGAAAGTGCTGAAACCTTGTGGTGAGCAGGGTTAAACGCTGCATTTAGTCCAGTCAAACCTACTTTTATCGCAATTTTCACATTACACACAGTTTTAAAGCAGATACTCTTCATGCCTAATTGTGGATTTTGTCTGATTCAAGCTTCCAATACTAGTTTACATTttctgatgattaaaaaaaatcaagcagtTTAGATTTGCTATATACTATATGTTGTGCTACACAAGTATAAtctatgtataaatgtatgtattctgATGAACTTTATATAATGTGATCAGTCCCATGGCATTTTTTGTTTCTAAAATGAAAGTCTTTCATTTTATTCGTAGATCTGTAACTGGTTCATAAATGCCCGCCGGAGGCTCCTGCCGGACCTGCTGAGAAAAGATGGCAAAGACCCCACTCAGTTTACAATGTCACGACGCACCTGCAAACCAGACAGATCTGCCTCACCGGAATGTCCCGCCTCTTCGACCCGCCCCTCTGTCATCTGCCCCGCCCCCACATTGGACTTGAGACTGCTGGGTAACACTGCAACGGCAATTTTGGCTGGAGCCGGTTGCTTGCCATCATCGGGAAACAGAGATGGCAGTGTTCAGGCTCTGATGCAGCTGGACACTCGAGGTTTACTGAGATGGGAAGGTCTGACCGGAGACCAGCACCTTACAACCATACCATATGCTTCTACCTCTGTCCCAACCCTAGGAGCGGTGAGCCCGACTGGGCTCCTGTTTAACACACCTCCACCTACCCCACCGGAGCTTTGCCCTCAAGATTTCAGCGATCTGAAGCTTCTGGTGGATGCGGCCCTACAGCGAGCAGCCGAGCAAGAAATCAGTCAGCAGAAAGAACAAACGATGCAACCTCAAACAAATGGACCTGCAAACGAAAGTTCAAGAGCGCTCGTCCAGAATGGTGATTCGGAGACTCCTTCAAGGGACAAATCCGATGCTGCACCGAGCTTGATGGAGAGCTCAGTATTACCCGTATCGGTTCCTATCACAAGCCACTCTTTTTCAGGCCCTCACATTGATCTGAACACGGCTGCTGCCTCCGATGCAGAATCTGGAAGCTTTGTGTGGAGCGTTCGACAACCTGCTCGACCTGCGAATGTAGTTTCACACACATGGGTTTCGCAGTACACATGCAATACGATCACGGAAGCGGTAAACTAAAAACTCAAGCAGACCAACTCACTTTAGACTCCATTTgtttgcttatttttgttggAAGACTCGGGAGCAGATGTAAACCTGCCTCCCCAAATGGTTGTCATAGATCCCGAATGGATGTTGCTAGGTACCCAGAGAGGCTCTTCACTGAAATTCACTTTGAGAGATTCAGGAGTAAAGCTTCTCTACACCTCAATgtatttttaagacattttaaaagttcttaaaccaaaacttttttttctttttttgtatactACATCTTCAAAAAGAATCCAGCATTCAGACTCCGAGGCCAGGTGGAGGTCCGTTCAGGTGGAAATATTAACCATGTGCAAACACCAGCAAACCTGCGCAACTCAGGTTTACAGTCAAGagattttcatttgaaaaatttGTAGTTGAAGTGGCCTTTCATTGTTTTTGATAAAGAAGCTTCACATGTGCTCGTTTCCCTAAGTATATCCATTAGGGTTAGACATCTGTGTGTCGTATAGCATGCTTTACTTATCTGTAGTGATCTATGAATGCAAAGACCAGCATGCAGCATTTAAATGTCAGCATTTAGCATCCAAATGCGCTCTTCGATTTAATAATATGCTCAGATTTTTGCCTGAGAGCCACTGCTGATGAAGCATCTACTTCTACAATCTCAACATTGAAAGTCTTTCCTAGTAGTGTGATTTTTGTAATTTCCTGCACTTTATAGTCCAATTTCACCTCCTCGTCAGTATGTCAGGATCGTCCATCCCGTCTCAGATTAAGATCCGAGTGCTCTCGTGACATGTGCTTTAAGAAATTGATCGCACTGCAGAGATCATCCCTCACGTCTCGTGTCTGTCTGAGATGCGGGAGGGAGGTCGTCTCAAAGACAGCCGGCATTGATTTCCTTCACTTCTTATGTAATGTGATCATTTTTTTGCTGAAATGATTATGGTTCTTACAGTGTTAGGTGGAGTTGATGATCAGCGTTAATAATTGTTTAACATTATTTACAcgtgtagttttatttttgattcTAAAATTGTTTCATGCATTTCCAAGATGAATTTAAAGTCTGTTCGTACCTCTCCGAGATGAACTGAAGTGCTTCTTTCTCGCTCCTCATCTGTGAATGTATTTAGAGAACTAACAGATATTATTTAGAAAACCTGATTTCATGAGattagtctctttctctttttggaCACTAGAGGATCTAGATGCATTATGATTTTATGCTTGTAGTTTCCATGAAACTGAGGACAGATTAGTCTTTATAGTAATGATCTTATGATGCGGTTCACATCATTTCAGTTTATTCAATCACAAACGTGCCAATATTCTGATTAGTTTTTATCGTGCTGCTTAAATGCTCACTGAGGTCACGTCTGTAGTACTGtacatgtttcttgtttttcagtGCGTCTCAGGTTTTTCTATTCTAGTTTTTGATCGACTTTTCTGTCTCGGTTTGGAGTCATTTTATTTCCTTCTCTGACATCACAAAGGGAGTTTTTAATAAAATTCTAAaaggtgcattttttttaaagccacgTTTGAGTTGATTATGAGAAACCGACTGTCATTGTGTAGCATCACAAACTGTACTACAGATCTAATtaacaaacacttcaaaaccacTGAGATCGATGGTTTAGTTACTGAAACAGTGATGGGTACTGGAAGTAACTCTAGTCTATATATTTCCTATAATGTACTCTGTTTTCACCTATTCAGAAAGACCAATATTAATATTCATGGAACTGTATTATTGATGTTCTTATTGTTACAATGGTCTTCTGGATGTCAATGTGAAACATGTAAATATATCATTCAGGTTTTTGTCTCTCATAGgtctgtttttaatgtgtgtgtatatacatcaAAAATGCATAGCTCTCTCCTGTATGACCGatgggttcttttttttttttttttaagattgtatGTGTAACTGAGGGCAGTAAAGCTGGCATTTGTGCCTTACATGCTTCCTTAGAAAATCTTTGGACTAGTCTGTGCAATATCTGCCTTAAGATTTTATTTGATGTCTTTTTATACAAGCATTACAGAGaaataaagcttctttttttcgTATGTTTGTATTAATGTTGTAGAGTAATGAAAATGGCTTTATTTTACAGATTATCACCCATTAAGAATTGAGTAGT
The Carassius auratus strain Wakin chromosome 31, ASM336829v1, whole genome shotgun sequence DNA segment above includes these coding regions:
- the LOC113051006 gene encoding homeobox protein TGIF2-like isoform X2; this encodes MKPNKRAFDEDQNGDTEFSAMSDSDPCEDDSYPLNLSTSGRRSGSAAKRRRRGNLPKESVQVLRDWLYQHRFNAYPSEQEKLSLSGQTRLSVSQICNWFINARRRLLPDLLRKDGKDPTQFTMSRRTCKPDRSASPECPASSTRPSVICPAPTLDLRLLGNTATAILAGAGCLPSSGNRDGSVQALMQLDTRGLLRWEGLTGDQHLTTIPYASTSVPTLGAVSPTGLLFNTPPPTPPELCPQDFSDLKLLVDAALQRAAEQEISQQKEQTMQPQTNGPANESSRALVQNGDSETPSRDKSDAAPSLMESSVLPVSVPITSHSFSGPHIDLNTAAASDAESGSFVWSVRQPARPANVVSHTWVSQYTCNTITEAVN
- the LOC113051006 gene encoding homeobox protein TGIF2-like isoform X1 produces the protein MTLKTQRLLNRACARVCVSFDEDQNGDTEFSAMSDSDPCEDDSYPLNLSTSGRRSGSAAKRRRRGNLPKESVQVLRDWLYQHRFNAYPSEQEKLSLSGQTRLSVSQICNWFINARRRLLPDLLRKDGKDPTQFTMSRRTCKPDRSASPECPASSTRPSVICPAPTLDLRLLGNTATAILAGAGCLPSSGNRDGSVQALMQLDTRGLLRWEGLTGDQHLTTIPYASTSVPTLGAVSPTGLLFNTPPPTPPELCPQDFSDLKLLVDAALQRAAEQEISQQKEQTMQPQTNGPANESSRALVQNGDSETPSRDKSDAAPSLMESSVLPVSVPITSHSFSGPHIDLNTAAASDAESGSFVWSVRQPARPANVVSHTWVSQYTCNTITEAVN
- the LOC113051006 gene encoding homeobox protein TGIF2-like isoform X3 produces the protein MSDSDPCEDDSYPLNLSTSGRRSGSAAKRRRRGNLPKESVQVLRDWLYQHRFNAYPSEQEKLSLSGQTRLSVSQICNWFINARRRLLPDLLRKDGKDPTQFTMSRRTCKPDRSASPECPASSTRPSVICPAPTLDLRLLGNTATAILAGAGCLPSSGNRDGSVQALMQLDTRGLLRWEGLTGDQHLTTIPYASTSVPTLGAVSPTGLLFNTPPPTPPELCPQDFSDLKLLVDAALQRAAEQEISQQKEQTMQPQTNGPANESSRALVQNGDSETPSRDKSDAAPSLMESSVLPVSVPITSHSFSGPHIDLNTAAASDAESGSFVWSVRQPARPANVVSHTWVSQYTCNTITEAVN